The window GAGAGATAGATGTTAGCATTTTCATTTTCAAAACTTTCAGTTACTGGATATTGCCTTTTTAACAGCTGCTGAAAGTCATTTTTCAGAAAATTAATGACAATTTTTTTGTCCAGATCCGGAAGAACGTAATTGAGCTTAAAATCATGATCTGAAATTTCAAAATCAATCAGTTTATTTCCAAAATCAGAAGTTAAGGCGACACGGTGTGTCGTTTCATTCAGTTTTTTGATGATCAGAATACCACTTACATGATTTTTATAAATATCCATCTGACATTTATACACATAATCTTCAGCAGACGAAAAATAAAGATTTTCAACTATTTTTTCCTTTGTTGGAGCTGGTTTCGCATCCGTAAGCTGATAAGATTTACAGGAAACAGCCAGTACCAGAATCAGGCTATAAAGTAAATTCTGACGCAGGAATTGAAGCATTGATCTTTGTATTTTTGAAAACAATATTAGTAGTATCTCCCGAAGCTTCGGTCATATTCACCTGAGAAACCGTAGACTGGCTTTTAGGGAAGTAGAGTTCAATCTGCTTAATGTATTTCAGAAGTTGAGAAGTCTTAGGGACGAATTTCGCCACATTGTAATTTCCGTTTTTGAAATAAGTGACCGTAAACTCAGGATCATTGAACATGGTTCCGTTTGAGCTTCCCACAATAAGTTTATTGATCTTTTCAAAAGTTTTGCTTTTCGCATCTACAGAAGATTTTTTCCCCTGATCATTGATGTAGATCTTATTGCTTTTAAAAACAATACTGTACTGATAAGGTTTGGTGTATTTCCAGCTCAGCATATTGGGAGTCTGCAAAGACATTTTCCCGTACGTAACAATACTTTTATCCAGGAAATCCATTTTCTTGGTTTGTGTAAAGTCACTCTGCAACGTTTTGATTTCCTTGGTATCTGCGGAAACTTTGGTTACAAATGCTTTAGCTTCTGCTCCTGACATTGCTGTATTTTGGGCAAAAAAGAAACCAGAAACCAGTAAAAATGCTCCGAAAGCAATATTTTTAATCATTTTTTCTTGAAT of the Chryseobacterium capnotolerans genome contains:
- a CDS encoding LolA family protein; this encodes MIKNIAFGAFLLVSGFFFAQNTAMSGAEAKAFVTKVSADTKEIKTLQSDFTQTKKMDFLDKSIVTYGKMSLQTPNMLSWKYTKPYQYSIVFKSNKIYINDQGKKSSVDAKSKTFEKINKLIVGSSNGTMFNDPEFTVTYFKNGNYNVAKFVPKTSQLLKYIKQIELYFPKSQSTVSQVNMTEASGDTTNIVFKNTKINASIPASEFTL